Proteins encoded in a region of the Vicia villosa cultivar HV-30 ecotype Madison, WI linkage group LG5, Vvil1.0, whole genome shotgun sequence genome:
- the LOC131603058 gene encoding uncharacterized protein LOC131603058, with protein MKLDVDVLRYLSKDDFRVLTAVELGMRNHEIVPTELIDRIARLKHGGTYKVLKNLLKHKLLHHDSSKYDGFRLTYLGYDFLAIKTLVNKGVFVSVGRQIGVGKESDIFEVAQEDGTILAMKLHRLGRVSFRAVKSKRDYLRHRSSFNWLYLSRLAALKEYAFMKALETHGFPVPNALEHNRHCVIMSLVQGYPLVQVKQLQNPDTVFETIIGIVIRLAEHGLIHCDFNEFNIMIDDEEKITVIDFPQMVSVSHRNAKMYFDRDVECIFKFFRKRFNLTFQENKDDNDDSDEERDVADKLCFSEIDRSAGFLDKELAASGFSRKDEEVIQRFIEGEVEGDVDSDSEDGDSVRDLNEADDLNVDSINLLDQDEGHESHGQEESVEAGESSESEKEEANNTEENNDNAVGIEAELTKSLSKQRQRAIASSRRGRKTLTSRNSYKDKGGRSSHSSKVQMQMSSW; from the exons ATGAAACTCGACGTAGACGTTTTGAGATATCTCTCAAAAGATGATTTTAGGGTTCTTACCGCTGTTGAATTGGGCATGCGAAAC CATGAAATTGTACCTACTGAACTCATTGACCGAATCGCTCGTCTCAA GCATGGAGGCACTTACAAGGTTTTGAAAAACTTGCTTAAGCATAAACTGTTGCATCACGACTCTTCTAAAT ATGATGGGTTTCGGCTTACCTACCTTGGTTATGATTTTCTTGCCATCAAAACATTGGTGAATAAAGGAGTGTTTGTCTCTGTTGGTCGCCAGATTGGTGTTGGAAAGGAATCTG ATATATTTGAGGTTGCTCAGGAAGATGGAACAATTCTAGCTATGAAGTTACATAGGCTTGGTAGAGTCTCGTTTAGAGCTGTCAAATCTAAGCGTGACTACTTGAGACATCGTAGTAGTTTTAATTGGCTCTATTTATCTCGCCTTGCTGCACTTAAAGAATATGCTTTCATGAAG GCTTTGGAAACACATGGTTTTCCTGTTCCAAATGCTCTGGAACATAATCGACATTGTGTGATCATGTCACTCGTCCAAGGTTATCCTCT TGTTCAGGTGAAGCAATTACAAAACCCCGATACAGTTTTCGAGACAATTATCGGTATAGTTATTCGGCTGGCAGAGCATGGTCTCATTCATTGTGATTTCAATGAATTTAACATCATG ATTGACGACGAAGAAAAAATTACTGTGATTGATTTTCCGCAAATGGTATCTGTGTCGCACCGTAATGCAAAGAT GTACTTTGATCGAGATGTTGAATGTATCTTTAAGTTTTTCAGAAAGAG gttcaatttgacttttcaagaaaacaaagatgaTAACGACGATTCTGATGAAGAGAGAGACGTAGCTGATAAACTCTGTTTTTCAGAAATAGACAGAAGCGCTGGTTTTCTAGATAAGGAACTTGCTGCTAGTGGCTTTAGTAGAAAAGATGAGGAAGTTATTCAGAGG TTTATTGAAGGTGAGGTAGAAGGTGATGTGGATTCTGATAGCGAAGATGGTGACTCGGTGAGAGACTTGAATGAAGCAGACGATTTAAATGTTGATTCAATAAATTTATTGGACCAG GATGAGGGGCATGAAAGTCATGGACAAGAGGAGAGCGTTGAAGCAGGTGAAAGTAGCGAATCTGAAAAGGAAGAGGCAAACAACACG GAGGAAAACAATGATAATGCAGTGGGAATTGAAGCTGAACTCACAAAGAGCTTAAGCAAGCAAAGACAACGAGCTATAGCATCATCCCGTAGAGGACGAAAGACACTTACATCCAGGAATTCTTACAAAGACAAGGGTGGCAGGTCATCTCACAGTTCTAAGGTTCAAATGCAAATGAGCAGCTGGTGA